Proteins encoded together in one Halalkaliarchaeum sp. AArc-CO window:
- a CDS encoding PIN domain-containing protein: MYEFLDDTAAQVALAAEAALVDAELHDSGTPIGALDTLIAGVAREAGAILVAADDHFERVNGPDVHRYR, from the coding sequence ATGTATGAATTTCTCGACGACACGGCGGCACAGGTCGCCCTCGCCGCTGAGGCCGCGCTCGTCGACGCCGAACTCCACGACTCCGGGACGCCGATCGGCGCGCTCGACACCCTCATCGCGGGCGTCGCCCGGGAGGCGGGCGCGATTCTGGTGGCCGCGGACGACCACTTCGAGCGCGTGAACGGCCCGGACGTTCATCGATACCGGTAG
- a CDS encoding universal stress protein: MKILLGLGTGDDPMHALARTARRVDAAGDELSVAVGGPGPLSSIEELEGRVRSELSELGVDADVRTIGGDEDLGGYLVETAEREEFDRIVLEGGDRSPMGKIQLSSTAEFVLLNARTSVTLVR, encoded by the coding sequence ATGAAGATACTCCTCGGTCTGGGAACAGGTGACGACCCCATGCACGCGCTGGCGCGCACCGCACGACGGGTGGACGCTGCGGGCGACGAGTTGTCGGTCGCCGTCGGCGGTCCCGGACCGCTGTCGTCGATCGAGGAGCTCGAAGGGCGGGTGCGGTCGGAGCTTTCCGAACTGGGCGTCGACGCCGACGTCCGGACGATCGGCGGCGACGAGGATCTGGGAGGCTATCTCGTCGAGACTGCAGAACGGGAGGAGTTCGACAGGATCGTCCTGGAGGGCGGAGACAGGAGCCCGATGGGGAAGATACAGCTCAGCAGCACCGCCGAGTTCGTGCTGCTCAACGCCAGGACGTCGGTGACTCTCGTGCGATGA
- a CDS encoding alkaline phosphatase family protein, whose product MGLFDRLRGEDNPRVAFVGIDGVPFRLIDNHGDRFPNLAALASDGTAGAIESIVPPESSACWPALTTGKNPGETGVYGFQDREIGSYDTYVPMGRDVQATRVWDRVTKAGHNATVMNVPVTFPPQRNVQRMVSGFLSPEIDKAARPDELRDRLQESGYVIDVNAKLGHKEDKSAFMEHAHKTLRKRQKAFTHYLKADDWDLFFGVFMTTDRVNHFLFRDYEKNGPNYEAFMEFYEQLDEYIGEIRSLLPKDVTLIVASDHGFTTLEHEVNCNEWLRREGWLEYEDDDHDSLSDIDDDTRAYSLIPGRFYLNLEGREPRGSVPKDDYESVRAELKADLKALEGPDGTPVCKRVVERETAFRGDHSEIAPDLVVIPNDGFDLKAGFKPKDEVFAAGPRNGMHTFDDASLLIDSPNATTEDADLLDIAPTILDLMDVDYKRTAFDGAGLV is encoded by the coding sequence ATGGGACTGTTCGATCGGCTTCGCGGCGAGGACAACCCGCGGGTCGCTTTCGTCGGCATCGACGGCGTGCCGTTCCGGCTCATCGACAACCACGGCGACCGGTTCCCGAACCTCGCCGCGCTCGCGTCGGACGGCACCGCGGGAGCGATCGAGAGCATCGTCCCGCCGGAGTCGAGCGCGTGCTGGCCGGCGCTCACGACAGGAAAAAACCCCGGTGAGACCGGCGTCTACGGTTTTCAAGACCGCGAGATCGGGTCCTACGACACGTACGTTCCGATGGGCCGGGACGTCCAGGCGACACGGGTGTGGGACCGGGTCACCAAGGCCGGGCACAACGCGACGGTGATGAACGTCCCGGTGACGTTCCCGCCACAGCGCAACGTCCAGCGAATGGTTTCGGGCTTTCTCTCGCCGGAGATCGACAAGGCCGCGCGCCCGGACGAGCTTCGGGACCGACTGCAAGAGAGCGGCTATGTCATCGATGTCAACGCCAAGCTCGGGCACAAAGAGGACAAATCCGCGTTCATGGAGCACGCCCACAAGACGCTCCGCAAACGTCAGAAGGCGTTTACCCACTACCTGAAGGCCGACGACTGGGACCTGTTTTTCGGCGTGTTCATGACGACCGATCGCGTGAACCACTTCCTGTTTCGCGACTACGAAAAGAACGGCCCCAACTACGAGGCGTTCATGGAGTTTTACGAGCAGCTCGACGAGTACATCGGCGAGATCCGGTCGCTGCTCCCCAAAGACGTCACGCTGATCGTCGCCTCCGACCACGGGTTCACCACGCTGGAACACGAAGTCAACTGCAACGAGTGGCTCCGCAGGGAGGGGTGGCTCGAGTACGAGGACGACGACCACGACTCGCTTTCGGACATCGACGACGACACGAGAGCGTACTCGCTCATCCCGGGACGGTTCTATCTCAACCTCGAAGGCCGGGAGCCGCGTGGGAGCGTGCCGAAAGACGACTACGAGTCGGTTCGTGCGGAGCTGAAAGCCGACCTCAAGGCGCTCGAGGGGCCCGATGGCACCCCGGTGTGCAAACGCGTCGTCGAACGGGAGACTGCCTTCCGGGGAGACCACAGCGAGATCGCCCCGGACCTGGTCGTGATCCCGAACGACGGATTCGACCTGAAGGCGGGATTCAAGCCGAAAGACGAGGTGTTCGCTGCCGGTCCCCGGAACGGGATGCACACCTTCGACGACGCCAGCCTGCTGATCGACAGTCCGAACGCGACTACCGAGGACGCAGATCTGCTCGACATCGCGCCGACCATCCTGGATCTCATGGATGTCGACTACAAGCGGACGGCGTTCGACGGTGCAGGACTCGTGTGA
- a CDS encoding DUF433 domain-containing protein — protein sequence MSGIVSTDGVMGGQPRIAGRRISVLQIVEWINEERMDPETVAAEFDLDMADIYRALVYYYENIDEMDTWRDRRKRRLHESRAEQSAPDSVSERA from the coding sequence ATGAGCGGAATCGTCTCGACGGATGGCGTGATGGGTGGGCAGCCACGAATCGCCGGACGTCGAATAAGCGTCCTGCAGATCGTCGAGTGGATCAACGAGGAGCGAATGGATCCGGAGACCGTCGCCGCCGAGTTCGATCTCGATATGGCCGACATCTACCGCGCACTCGTCTACTACTACGAGAACATCGACGAGATGGATACCTGGCGGGATCGCCGAAAGCGCCGCCTCCACGAGAGCCGGGCGGAACAGTCCGCTCCCGACTCGGTCTCCGAACGCGCATGA
- a CDS encoding universal stress protein → MFETVVIATDGSESVQRAVDVALDLAARFDAEVHALYVVDAGDVESSPEEIRSELRDALSDRGREALSAVESSAGRDVVTAVREGRPASEITAYAREVDADLVATGTRGRHGENRFLIGSVAERVVRTCPVPVLTVRQLADEGE, encoded by the coding sequence ATGTTCGAGACGGTCGTCATCGCAACCGACGGCTCCGAGAGCGTCCAGCGCGCGGTGGACGTCGCCCTGGATCTCGCCGCGCGGTTCGACGCGGAGGTCCACGCACTGTACGTCGTCGACGCCGGGGACGTCGAGTCCTCGCCCGAAGAGATCCGATCGGAGCTCCGGGACGCGCTCTCCGATCGCGGGCGAGAAGCCCTCTCGGCGGTCGAATCCAGCGCCGGGCGGGACGTCGTCACGGCGGTCCGGGAGGGCCGCCCCGCCAGTGAGATCACCGCGTACGCGCGCGAAGTAGACGCCGACCTGGTCGCGACCGGCACCCGCGGGCGACACGGCGAGAACCGCTTTCTCATCGGGAGCGTCGCCGAACGCGTCGTCCGGACCTGCCCCGTGCCGGTGTTGACCGTCCGGCAACTGGCCGACGAAGGCGAATAG
- a CDS encoding DUF5615 family PIN-like protein translates to MKLCCDENVKRSITTLLEQEGYDVVRVQDDLELGIEDAEIVRFCRADDRVLLTNDDDFFEFDDHPGILFLDEQRTPPRTVVTALQRIDRHVDDVSGQIWHLPDGWVR, encoded by the coding sequence ATGAAGCTCTGTTGTGACGAGAACGTCAAACGCTCGATCACGACGCTTCTGGAACAGGAGGGATACGACGTCGTGCGGGTACAGGACGACCTCGAACTCGGTATCGAGGACGCCGAGATCGTTCGGTTCTGTCGTGCTGACGATCGGGTTCTCCTGACGAACGACGACGACTTCTTCGAGTTCGACGATCATCCCGGTATTCTCTTTCTCGACGAGCAACGAACACCGCCACGAACGGTCGTGACAGCACTCCAGCGTATCGATCGACACGTCGACGACGTTTCTGGGCAGATCTGGCACCTCCCGGACGGCTGGGTTCGATGA
- a CDS encoding antitoxin VapB family protein, with translation MSTSIRVSTETKEKLEALKREDETFDELLDRLASYEGPKNAGAWAGTGKAEAAREAIRRSRESFEQ, from the coding sequence GTGAGTACCAGTATCCGGGTCTCCACGGAGACGAAAGAGAAACTCGAGGCGCTCAAGCGGGAGGACGAGACGTTCGACGAGCTACTGGATCGGTTGGCGAGCTACGAAGGGCCGAAAAACGCCGGGGCCTGGGCCGGCACAGGAAAGGCCGAGGCGGCACGCGAGGCGATCCGTCGAAGTCGGGAGAGTTTCGAGCAGTGA
- a CDS encoding PIN domain-containing protein → MTFLDSSVVIDYLDGRDAAVEYLDAQSPPYLTSPVCVYEVLAGEVFSTGPTDVERARRDFGHVETVPFTEEVAIEAARLQAELLSQGDPLSPRDLFVAAGARWSGETLAVSDGDFDTEGLRRHLSVTRI, encoded by the coding sequence GTGACGTTTCTCGACAGCTCCGTCGTCATCGACTATCTCGACGGCAGGGATGCCGCCGTCGAATACCTGGATGCGCAGTCCCCGCCGTACCTGACGTCTCCGGTCTGCGTATACGAAGTTCTCGCAGGGGAGGTATTTTCGACCGGACCGACTGACGTCGAACGGGCGCGTCGGGACTTCGGCCACGTCGAAACGGTCCCGTTCACCGAGGAGGTCGCCATCGAAGCGGCGCGATTGCAGGCGGAGCTTTTGAGTCAGGGCGATCCGCTGAGCCCCCGCGATCTGTTCGTGGCTGCGGGGGCTCGATGGAGCGGCGAAACGCTCGCTGTCTCCGACGGCGACTTCGACACGGAGGGACTGCGTCGTCACCTCTCCGTCACTCGGATCTAG
- a CDS encoding type II toxin-antitoxin system RelE/ParE family toxin, giving the protein MTTNSDWDWEFRPPAAQAFEALDGRVQERIVSKLDAIVSDEWREPYEYIEPLTGLPHGKIRIGDFRLGAAADRERKTIVIYDIEHRSGAYRPGDD; this is encoded by the coding sequence ATGACGACGAACAGTGACTGGGACTGGGAGTTTCGTCCACCTGCGGCCCAGGCGTTCGAAGCTCTCGACGGACGTGTTCAGGAACGTATCGTTTCGAAACTCGATGCGATCGTTTCGGACGAATGGAGGGAACCGTACGAGTACATCGAACCGCTCACCGGACTTCCTCACGGGAAGATTCGCATCGGTGACTTCAGACTGGGAGCAGCTGCGGATCGGGAGCGAAAGACGATAGTCATCTACGACATCGAACATCGATCCGGAGCGTACAGGCCCGGTGACGACTGA
- a CDS encoding GMP synthase subunit A has protein sequence MTRILVVDNHGQFTHLERRALRDLGVETELVDNDTPPEEIDADGLVLSGGPDIDRIGNSPAYLDLGIPVLGICLGMQLMAAELGGAVGSGEYGGYADVDVEILDPDDPLVGSLSPETRVWASHGDEVREVPSGFVRTATSSVCDIEAMSDVDRDLYGVQWHPEVAHTERGEEVFENFLAICETGRSR, from the coding sequence ATGACTCGGATCCTCGTCGTCGACAATCACGGTCAGTTTACCCACCTGGAGCGTCGAGCGCTTCGGGATCTGGGTGTGGAGACGGAACTCGTAGACAACGACACGCCGCCCGAAGAGATCGACGCCGACGGCCTGGTGCTTTCGGGGGGGCCGGACATCGATCGGATCGGAAACTCCCCGGCGTATCTCGATCTCGGGATTCCGGTGTTGGGGATCTGTCTGGGAATGCAGTTGATGGCCGCCGAACTCGGCGGCGCCGTGGGCTCGGGAGAGTACGGCGGCTACGCCGACGTCGACGTGGAGATCCTCGATCCCGACGATCCCCTCGTGGGGTCGCTGTCGCCCGAGACGCGGGTGTGGGCGAGTCACGGCGACGAGGTCCGGGAGGTTCCGTCGGGCTTTGTCCGGACGGCAACCTCGTCGGTGTGTGACATCGAGGCGATGTCAGACGTCGACCGGGATCTCTACGGGGTGCAGTGGCATCCGGAGGTCGCCCACACCGAGCGCGGCGAGGAGGTCTTCGAGAACTTCCTCGCGATCTGTGAGACGGGCAGGTCCCGATAG
- a CDS encoding ribbon-helix-helix domain-containing protein, with translation MSETGTGDGDVEEPETTTINIRVSRRQLEEIDTVWKEEGYTSRSEFLRHAIRDATDHPGASRAMLASIAAEEYAMRKGESEAVSRDDVLAMMDDDEQ, from the coding sequence ATGTCGGAAACAGGTACAGGTGACGGCGACGTCGAGGAACCGGAGACGACGACGATCAACATCCGGGTCTCGCGTCGACAGCTCGAGGAGATCGACACCGTCTGGAAGGAGGAGGGGTACACCTCCAGAAGCGAGTTCCTCAGGCACGCCATCCGCGATGCGACGGACCACCCCGGTGCGTCGCGTGCAATGTTGGCGAGTATCGCTGCCGAGGAATACGCGATGCGCAAGGGAGAGTCGGAGGCCGTCTCTCGAGACGACGTGCTGGCGATGATGGATGACGACGAACAGTGA
- a CDS encoding zinc-dependent alcohol dehydrogenase family protein — protein MKAAVLEDHGEPLAIQEVDAPSAEPEGAVVEIEACGICRSDWHGWQGDWAWLGIQPQPGQILGHEPAGRVVEVGEEVENVREGDHVAIPFNIGDGTCPECRRGHGNTCENVLPLGFVEPVQGAFAEYTHVPAADHNLVQLPDGVSSTEMAGLGCRFMTSFHALAHRADVDAGDWVAVHGCGGIGLSAVHIADALGANVIAVDLTDEKLEAATDLGAVETVNASETGNVSGEVAAIAGGGADVSVDALGIAETCRNSIESLGTRGQHLQIGLTTEDEGGEVSLPTDKMVMQEIEFYGSLGMPPTQYDEIFRMVETGKLQPAEIVSETVALEDVSAKLEAMTDFETTGIPVIEEF, from the coding sequence ATGAAGGCGGCTGTACTCGAAGACCACGGGGAACCGCTCGCGATCCAGGAGGTCGACGCGCCGTCGGCGGAGCCGGAGGGGGCAGTCGTCGAGATCGAGGCGTGTGGCATCTGTCGAAGCGACTGGCACGGCTGGCAGGGCGACTGGGCGTGGCTCGGGATCCAGCCCCAGCCCGGGCAGATCCTCGGCCACGAGCCCGCGGGTCGGGTCGTCGAGGTCGGCGAGGAGGTGGAGAACGTCCGGGAGGGCGATCACGTCGCCATCCCCTTCAACATCGGCGACGGGACGTGTCCGGAGTGTCGGCGTGGCCACGGAAACACCTGCGAGAACGTGCTGCCGCTGGGGTTCGTGGAACCGGTCCAGGGCGCCTTCGCGGAGTACACTCACGTGCCGGCGGCGGATCACAACCTCGTGCAGTTGCCCGACGGGGTGTCCTCGACGGAGATGGCGGGGCTGGGCTGTCGGTTCATGACCTCCTTCCACGCGCTGGCCCACAGGGCCGACGTCGACGCCGGCGACTGGGTCGCAGTCCACGGCTGTGGCGGCATCGGCCTGTCGGCGGTCCACATCGCCGACGCGCTGGGGGCGAACGTGATCGCGGTCGACCTGACCGACGAGAAGCTCGAGGCAGCGACCGATCTGGGTGCCGTCGAGACCGTAAACGCCTCCGAGACCGGCAACGTCTCCGGCGAGGTGGCCGCGATCGCCGGCGGCGGCGCCGACGTGTCGGTCGACGCGCTCGGGATCGCCGAGACCTGCCGGAACTCGATCGAGAGCCTGGGCACCCGCGGGCAGCACCTCCAGATCGGGCTAACGACCGAAGACGAGGGGGGCGAGGTGTCGCTGCCGACAGACAAGATGGTGATGCAGGAGATCGAGTTCTACGGGTCGCTCGGGATGCCCCCGACGCAGTACGACGAGATCTTCCGGATGGTCGAGACCGGGAAGCTGCAGCCGGCGGAGATCGTCTCCGAGACGGTCGCGCTGGAGGACGTGTCGGCGAAACTCGAGGCGATGACCGACTTCGAGACGACCGGGATCCCGGTGATCGAGGAGTTCTGA
- a CDS encoding KH domain-containing protein: MQHVKVPKDRIGTLIGEGGETMREIEDRAEVRLDIDSETGAVRIEETGDPVTALSAPDIVRAIGRGFSPESALSLLDNDLRMFDLIDLADHTRNDNDLTRQKGRIIGENGRTRELMEELSGADVVVYGTTVGIIGQPDEVEVVRRAVGMLLEGAPHGSVYSFLERKHNELTNDVTFERTH, encoded by the coding sequence ATGCAACACGTGAAGGTCCCGAAGGACCGCATCGGTACGCTCATCGGCGAGGGGGGCGAAACGATGCGGGAGATCGAAGACCGGGCGGAGGTCCGGCTCGACATCGACTCCGAGACCGGGGCGGTCCGGATCGAGGAGACGGGCGATCCCGTCACGGCGCTTTCGGCACCCGACATCGTCCGGGCGATCGGTCGCGGCTTCTCTCCCGAGTCGGCGCTGAGTCTCCTGGACAACGACCTGCGGATGTTCGATCTGATCGATCTCGCGGATCACACTCGAAACGACAACGATCTCACGCGACAGAAGGGCCGAATCATCGGCGAAAACGGTCGGACGCGAGAACTGATGGAGGAGCTCTCCGGCGCCGACGTCGTCGTCTACGGCACGACCGTCGGCATCATCGGACAACCCGACGAAGTCGAGGTGGTCCGCCGCGCAGTGGGGATGCTGCTTGAAGGAGCCCCACACGGGTCGGTGTACTCGTTCCTCGAACGCAAACACAACGAACTGACGAACGACGTGACGTTCGAGCGAACGCACTGA
- a CDS encoding universal stress protein has protein sequence MTLEVDLVLVPVDGSDESSDAVEYALTIAETYDAAIHAMYVLGEEAVRAIETGAVDADEVADETEFYTEGIRRQGEERGVDVSTSIAYGFSTRIKTRHPGSVVLDTAESIDADFIVVPREPTAGDPGEVLEKAAEYVLLYASQPVLSV, from the coding sequence ATGACCCTGGAAGTTGACCTGGTGCTGGTGCCGGTCGACGGCAGCGACGAGTCTTCCGACGCCGTCGAGTACGCCCTCACTATCGCCGAGACGTACGACGCGGCCATCCACGCGATGTACGTCCTCGGGGAGGAGGCGGTCCGGGCGATCGAAACCGGCGCGGTCGACGCCGACGAGGTGGCCGACGAGACCGAGTTCTACACCGAGGGAATCCGCCGGCAGGGCGAGGAACGTGGGGTCGACGTCTCCACGTCGATCGCCTACGGGTTCTCGACCCGGATCAAGACCCGCCATCCCGGCAGTGTCGTCCTCGACACCGCCGAGTCGATCGACGCCGACTTCATCGTCGTCCCCCGGGAGCCCACGGCGGGCGACCCGGGTGAAGTACTCGAGAAGGCCGCCGAATACGTCCTGCTGTACGCCAGCCAGCCCGTCCTGTCGGTGTAG
- a CDS encoding PhzF family phenazine biosynthesis protein — protein sequence METRRVHLVDAFAEEPLSGNVAGVVPDADGLGDEQLQAIAAELGASETAFLFPSEAADRRIRYFTPETEVDLCGHATIASHGLLAGNGTLDPGVSTLETNVGVLEIELEEDGTVWMTGEEPSVRQVDPDYDRFAEALGIDPAALSDIGADLPIAVASTGLAFLVVPVAFLESLGDASPDFEAVEELSATYDVAGVYAFTFDTLSAESTLHARMFAPAVGVPEDPVTGTASGACGAYLDYVGAFDGDAPAELRFEQGHFLDRAGIARVRLEDGIHVGGTAVESLEGSIAIPDPDQDDIIEI from the coding sequence ATGGAAACCCGTCGCGTCCACCTCGTCGACGCATTCGCCGAGGAACCGCTGTCAGGTAACGTCGCCGGCGTCGTCCCCGACGCCGACGGCCTCGGGGACGAACAGCTCCAGGCGATCGCAGCGGAACTCGGTGCCAGCGAAACCGCGTTCCTGTTTCCCTCGGAGGCAGCCGACCGCCGTATCCGCTATTTCACACCCGAAACGGAGGTCGATCTCTGCGGACACGCCACGATCGCGAGCCACGGACTCCTCGCCGGGAACGGGACTCTCGATCCGGGCGTCTCCACGCTCGAGACGAACGTGGGCGTCCTCGAGATCGAACTCGAGGAGGACGGCACGGTGTGGATGACGGGCGAGGAGCCGTCCGTCCGGCAGGTCGACCCCGATTACGACCGATTCGCGGAGGCGCTGGGGATCGACCCGGCGGCGCTTTCCGACATCGGTGCCGACCTCCCGATCGCGGTCGCCTCCACCGGGCTCGCGTTCCTCGTCGTCCCGGTGGCGTTCCTCGAGAGCCTCGGCGACGCGTCGCCCGATTTCGAGGCGGTCGAGGAGCTGTCGGCGACCTACGACGTCGCCGGCGTCTACGCGTTCACCTTCGATACGCTTTCCGCCGAGTCGACCCTCCACGCCCGCATGTTTGCCCCCGCTGTCGGCGTTCCGGAGGACCCGGTCACCGGGACGGCGTCGGGTGCGTGTGGCGCGTATCTCGACTACGTCGGTGCCTTCGACGGCGACGCACCCGCGGAGCTACGCTTCGAGCAGGGTCACTTCCTGGATCGAGCCGGAATCGCCCGGGTGCGCCTCGAGGACGGGATCCACGTGGGGGGTACTGCAGTCGAGAGTCTGGAGGGATCGATCGCGATCCCCGACCCCGACCAGGACGACATCATCGAGATCTGA
- a CDS encoding S8 family serine peptidase, whose protein sequence is MSSQTRRTFLKVSGAVLGGIATGTTVTAAERTDRFIVQTNGESLPRELEVVHEMPGVDFAVVRASASELQDARGVKDYAPDVEIRLDDPDVNQEAPTVGETSVADEPGYPLQWDKQALDVETAHETTTGEGSPVAIIDTGVAAGHPDLEVNEELSQNFTDDDFGAGVPAGGYHGTHVGGIVAAQTNGAGVAGTAPGTDLVDCRVFSPGALASFGDVLAAIVYSAAIDADAANLSLGAYPIPRQAEGQGQFYGQALNRTMTYANKEGTLLVIAAGNDSADLQHDKNFISLPNEGAQGLSVAATGPVGYGWPLVPDGDDLLVDATGTLIAGVFGPDADEFEDAEMSAAYDFDYDDEDALGVRVEGNPPYSDTGPWYRAVGFGGVTFDVSPYGAAFGDGNAVAVEYTTGPDHDRWAPDWIAYHLVDEGGDDENETHYVAVDWEVDVGSGETLSWNEDDAFGDGAGGIFEAASITEIFESDDIDPSNPSASASDVAGLPITAVGVYSGGGVGRDDGVDIAYGQISFNGNDLLLGGEFDPDSPLDAPVYTPALYTNYGTNDINLGAPGGNYDPTALALGTPGWYLDLVYNTIAEPIYETDDEGNVTGIADVVYSYGWAAGTSMAAPQVAGAAALVKSANPSYNANQVQSALERAADVPDGYDKTYYGSGFLNIVDAL, encoded by the coding sequence ATGTCATCACAGACCAGGCGAACCTTTCTCAAGGTGAGTGGGGCAGTACTGGGTGGAATCGCGACCGGAACGACGGTGACGGCCGCCGAGCGGACCGACCGGTTCATCGTCCAGACGAACGGGGAATCGCTCCCCCGGGAGCTGGAGGTCGTCCACGAGATGCCGGGCGTCGACTTCGCGGTCGTTCGCGCCTCCGCGTCCGAGCTACAGGACGCCCGGGGAGTCAAAGACTACGCGCCGGACGTCGAAATCCGGCTGGACGATCCGGACGTGAACCAGGAGGCGCCGACGGTCGGGGAGACGTCGGTCGCGGACGAACCGGGCTATCCGCTCCAGTGGGACAAACAGGCCCTCGACGTCGAGACGGCCCACGAAACGACGACGGGGGAGGGCTCCCCGGTCGCGATCATCGACACCGGCGTCGCGGCCGGTCATCCCGACCTCGAGGTCAACGAGGAACTATCGCAGAACTTCACGGACGACGACTTCGGGGCGGGCGTCCCGGCCGGCGGCTACCACGGGACCCACGTCGGGGGGATCGTCGCCGCCCAGACGAACGGGGCGGGCGTCGCCGGCACCGCTCCCGGGACCGATCTCGTGGACTGTCGGGTGTTCTCGCCGGGCGCGCTGGCGTCGTTCGGCGACGTCCTCGCGGCCATCGTGTACAGCGCAGCGATCGACGCCGACGCGGCGAACCTCTCGCTGGGTGCGTATCCTATTCCGCGTCAGGCCGAGGGACAGGGACAGTTCTACGGCCAGGCGCTGAACCGAACGATGACCTACGCGAACAAGGAGGGGACGCTTCTGGTCATCGCCGCCGGAAACGACTCCGCGGACCTCCAGCACGACAAGAACTTCATCAGCCTGCCCAACGAGGGGGCCCAGGGGCTGTCGGTCGCCGCGACCGGGCCGGTCGGGTACGGGTGGCCGCTGGTGCCGGACGGGGACGATCTCCTGGTCGACGCTACCGGAACGCTGATCGCGGGCGTGTTCGGTCCGGACGCCGACGAGTTCGAGGACGCGGAGATGTCCGCCGCCTACGACTTCGATTACGACGACGAGGACGCCCTCGGGGTTCGCGTCGAAGGGAATCCACCGTATTCGGACACCGGACCCTGGTATCGGGCGGTCGGCTTCGGCGGCGTCACCTTCGACGTCTCTCCCTACGGGGCGGCGTTCGGGGACGGAAACGCCGTGGCGGTCGAGTACACGACCGGTCCCGATCACGACCGATGGGCCCCCGACTGGATCGCGTATCACCTGGTGGACGAGGGGGGCGACGACGAGAACGAGACCCACTACGTCGCCGTCGACTGGGAGGTCGACGTCGGCAGCGGGGAGACGCTCTCCTGGAACGAGGACGACGCGTTCGGGGACGGCGCCGGCGGGATATTCGAGGCCGCCTCGATCACGGAGATCTTCGAATCCGACGATATCGATCCGAGTAACCCATCTGCGTCGGCCAGCGACGTCGCGGGGCTCCCGATCACCGCCGTCGGCGTCTACAGCGGTGGCGGCGTCGGCCGAGACGACGGCGTCGACATCGCCTATGGGCAGATCTCGTTCAACGGGAACGACCTGCTGCTCGGCGGCGAGTTCGATCCCGACAGTCCGCTGGACGCGCCGGTTTACACGCCGGCACTGTACACGAACTACGGTACGAACGACATCAACCTGGGGGCGCCGGGCGGCAACTACGATCCGACCGCACTGGCTCTCGGCACTCCCGGCTGGTATCTCGACCTCGTGTACAACACGATCGCGGAGCCGATCTACGAAACCGACGACGAGGGTAACGTCACCGGCATCGCCGACGTCGTGTACTCTTACGGCTGGGCCGCCGGCACCTCGATGGCCGCCCCGCAGGTCGCCGGCGCCGCCGCGCTGGTCAAGAGCGCGAACCCGTCGTACAACGCCAACCAGGTCCAGTCGGCGCTCGAGCGGGCCGCCGACGTGCCCGACGGCTACGACAAGACGTACTACGGGAGCGGGTTCTTGAACATCGTCGACGCGCTGTAA
- a CDS encoding GNAT family N-acetyltransferase, producing MTGSRRYPDEPAGPFQEPPRVFTDREGREIEIRACRGEVAEYDALVEMYTCFDPSDRAQGIPPARDSRIRSWLDTILEEDCHNVVAWHGESAVGHATLVPDDEAYELAIFVLQEYQKAGIGTELIEALLGHGASEGARKVWLTVERWNHAAVELYRKTGFETSNAESFELEMGIRLAEPEE from the coding sequence ATGACTGGGAGCCGACGCTATCCCGACGAGCCGGCCGGACCGTTCCAAGAGCCGCCGCGTGTCTTCACCGACCGCGAGGGGCGGGAGATCGAAATCCGTGCCTGTCGAGGGGAGGTGGCCGAGTACGACGCGCTCGTCGAAATGTACACGTGTTTCGACCCGTCCGACCGCGCCCAGGGGATCCCCCCGGCACGGGACTCCCGGATCCGATCGTGGCTCGACACGATCCTCGAGGAGGACTGTCACAACGTGGTCGCCTGGCACGGGGAGTCGGCGGTGGGGCACGCGACGCTGGTGCCGGACGACGAGGCGTACGAACTCGCGATCTTCGTGCTCCAGGAGTACCAGAAAGCGGGTATCGGCACCGAACTCATCGAAGCGCTGCTGGGCCACGGCGCGAGCGAAGGCGCCAGAAAGGTGTGGCTCACGGTCGAACGGTGGAATCACGCTGCGGTGGAACTGTACCGGAAGACGGGATTCGAGACGAGCAACGCAGAAAGCTTCGAACTGGAGATGGGGATCCGGCTGGCCGAACCGGAGGAGTGA